From one Triticum aestivum cultivar Chinese Spring chromosome 4B, IWGSC CS RefSeq v2.1, whole genome shotgun sequence genomic stretch:
- the LOC123092731 gene encoding uncharacterized protein codes for MDTLTSSVLEEEQEASRKLRLHVSEIEAVQKQNQTQNEPKLFLGCLVYGETSSLGTDYKIWIGAETSDGINFKISLCAEAPPGFSHLFLKTDDAVAVTPTSTVFRDGVKKRVVITQWLC; via the exons ATGGATACACTTACTTCTTCTGTGTTGGAG GAAGAACAGGAGGCTTCTCGGAAGTTAAGGTTGCATGTCAGTGAGATAGAAGCAGTGCAAAAACAAAATCAAACT CAAAATGAGCCAAAGTTATTTCTCGGCTGTCTTGTGTATGGAGAAACATCATCTCTGGGAACCGATTACAAAATATGGATAGGTGCAGAGACGAGTGACGGAATAAACTTTAAAATCTCATTATGCGCTGAAGCACCGCCTGGTTTTTCTCATCTCTTTCTTAAGACGGATGATGCAGTGGCTGTTACCCCCACCAGCACCGTGTTTCGTGACGGTGTGAAAAAGAG AGTGGTCATTACACAGTGGCTGTGTTGA
- the LOC123092732 gene encoding tyrosine-specific transport protein, translated as MQGIVIRRALCPAKLHRHVPSNLSRNLSCRGGSDTRCGAAAGKRARAVAVRARGCPEVGDGDRAPPLQDAVGASPPPGSGGANRGSVAGAVALIVGTSIGSGILAVPQSTAPAGFVPSAVCMVVCWAFLVAEALLIAEINVHLRRKSKKDGGDGEGLEVISMKSMAQATLGEWGGNLAATAYLFLSYTSMVAYTSKSGEVLSRAIGVPEPVSGATFTAALALLIAAGGTGVTAQVNQVLTFFMIGLLLTIEVSAVAFGGGLSLPANAHWEQVPATLPVIIFTLVYHDIAPVICAYLEGDLARIRLSILVGSLVPLVSLLVWDDVALTLSASSTDPNGVGILDMLETEWSYAVVETFSLLAVGTSLIGTLLAASQFFIEQMTNLTPSSAKIDEDASEEEGSTQLGWPTLLESNRLSFVATGVVVIPTMLIAAAVPDSFSIATDIAGGYCMTILYGALPPLMAWSIGSKLSDQKVGLEQVEAASRAGKERVSFTGAKPVLVGMGVFSVLMVFQQILQDLVSFNTYLLSWVS; from the exons ATGCAGGGCATCGTCATCAGGCGCGCGCTCTGCCCGGCCAAGCTCCACCGCCACGTCCCGTCCAACCTATCCAGAAACCTTAGCTGCCGCGGCGGCAGCGACACACGGTGCGGCGCCGCTGCGGGCAAGAGGGCGCGGGCCGTCGCGGTGAGAGCTCGCGGCTGCCCGGAGGTAGGAGATGGCGACCGAGCGCCGCCGCTGCAGGATGCCGTCGGAGCGTCACCGCCACCAGGTAGTGGCGGGGCGAATAGAGGGAGCGTAGCTGGGGCCGTTGCGCTCATAGTGGGGACAAGCATCGGGTCGGGCATCCTTGCCGTGCCGCAGAGCACCGCGCCCGCG GGTTTCGTTCCAAGTGCCGTATGCATGGTGGTCTGCTGGGCCTTCCTGGTGGCCGAAGCGCTCCTCATCGCCGAGATCAACGTCCACCTGCGTCGGAAGAGCAAGAaagacggcggcgatggcgaaGGCCTGGAGGTGATATCCATGAAGAGCATGGCGCAGGCGACGCTTGGCGAGTGGGGAGGGAACCTGGCCGCCACCGCCTACCTGTTCCTGTCCTACACTTCCATGGTCGCCTACACGTCCAAGTCCGGCGAGGTCCTCTCCCGCGCGATCGGCGTGCCCGAGCCCGtctctggcgccaccttcaccgcCGCCCTCGCGCTGCTCATCGCCGCCGGTGGCACGGGCGTCACTGCCCAAGTGAACCAAGTGCTTACCTTCTTCATGATAG GGCTACTGCTAACGATTGAAGTCTCTGCGGTGGCGTTCGGCGGCGGTCTGAGTCTGCCAGCGAACGCCCACTGGGAGCAGGTTCCAGCGACGCTGCCGGTGATCATCTTCACGCTGGTCTACCACGACATCGCGCCAG TGATCTGCGCGTACCTGGAGGGGGACCTGGCGAGGATCCGGCTCTCCATCCTCGTCGGGAGCCTCGTGCCGCTCGTCTCCCTGCTCGTGTGGGACGACGTCGCGCTCACCCTCTCCGCCTCCTCCACGGACCCCAACGGCGTGGGCATCCTCGACATGCTGGAGACAGA GTGGAGCTACGCGGTGGTCGAGACCTTCTCGCTCCTGGCTGTCGGGACGTCTCTCATCGGGACCCTGCTTGCAGCGTCGCAGTTCTTCATCGAGCAGATGACCAATCTAACCCCCTCCTCT GCAAAGATTGACGAGGACGCTTCTGAGGAAGAAGGATCTACCCAGCTTGGTTGGCCAACATTGCTGGAAAGCAACAGGCTCAGCTTCGTTGCCACAGGGGTGGTGGTTATCCCAACCATGCTCATAGCAGCTGCCGTCCCAGATTCATTCTCCATAGCCACTGACATCGCC GGGGGCTACTGCATGACCATCTTGTACGGTGCTCTCCCCCCATTGATGGCCTGGTCTATTGGTTCCAAATTATCCGATCAGAAAGTTGGGCTTGAACAAGTTGAAGCAGCATCCAGGGCTGGTAAAGAAAGAGTGAGCTTCACCGGTGCAAAGCCTGTGCTGGTGGGGATGGGGGTGTTCTCCGTGCTCATGGTCTTCCAGCAAATCTTGCAAGACCTTGTCAGCTTTAACACTTATCTCCTGTCATGGGTTAGCTAG